In Polynucleobacter sp. AP-Ainpum-60-G11, one DNA window encodes the following:
- a CDS encoding sulfite exporter TauE/SafE family protein, with product MSIADILMLMLCGSISGFLAGLLGIGGGMILVPFMIVVFNHLGFGQNVIVHMAIATGMATILFTTTSAIWAHHKHGSIDWKLVAALSPGLVIGSLVGGSEIFEAINTSWLSLFFAIFIVYTSIQMIINKKPSAGRELPGALGLFSFGALTGVIASLVGAGGAFITVPFMLWCNVKPHTAMASSSGLGFPIAAAATIGYMYGSWGNPNLPAGSLGFVYLPAVLCIVVVSIFTAPLGAKMARKLNVAQLKRIFGVMLFLLAAFMFNESRKAFGF from the coding sequence ATGTCAATAGCCGATATTCTGATGCTCATGTTGTGCGGGAGCATATCTGGCTTCTTAGCGGGTTTACTTGGAATTGGTGGTGGGATGATTTTGGTTCCTTTCATGATTGTGGTTTTCAATCATCTAGGGTTTGGTCAAAATGTCATCGTCCATATGGCCATCGCAACTGGTATGGCAACGATTCTTTTTACAACTACCTCAGCCATCTGGGCACATCATAAACATGGCTCCATCGATTGGAAATTGGTAGCCGCATTAAGCCCTGGACTGGTCATCGGCAGCCTTGTTGGTGGCAGCGAAATTTTCGAAGCAATTAATACTTCTTGGCTTTCTTTATTCTTTGCCATTTTTATTGTCTACACCTCGATCCAAATGATCATCAATAAAAAGCCTAGTGCTGGACGAGAATTACCAGGCGCCCTTGGATTATTTTCTTTCGGGGCGTTGACGGGTGTCATTGCTAGCCTAGTTGGCGCAGGTGGGGCATTTATTACCGTGCCATTCATGCTTTGGTGCAATGTCAAACCGCATACTGCAATGGCTAGCTCTTCAGGATTAGGATTTCCGATTGCAGCTGCAGCCACGATCGGCTATATGTATGGAAGCTGGGGCAACCCCAACCTTCCAGCGGGCTCATTAGGATTTGTCTATCTTCCAGCAGTGCTGTGTATTGTGGTGGTCAGCATATTCACCGCCCCGCTTGGCGCCAAGATGGCCAGGAAACTCAATGTCGCGCAACTAAAGCGCATCTTTGGAGTAATGCTGTTTTTGCTTGCAGCCTTCATGTTTAATGAAAGCCGCAAGGCATTCGGTTTTTAA
- a CDS encoding ABC transporter ATP-binding protein, translated as MKTRQLTVYRGPCAILSDLNLDIPQNKWTSVIGPNGVGKSSLLQAMAGLLKWSGSITVDEINLNSFARKDLAKKIAWLDQTSSSPDELNDSLSVYDAVMLGRLPHQGWLHLPSKTDHILVEQALQQTDAWNLRHRPLQQLSGGERQRVLLARLLAVDSDILLLDEPLANLDPPHQADFLKWQGNLLTQGKTLVTVLHEIHFALRADFVVMLKDGKLHFQGPSQDPRTHQALIALFDGRVRLEKLGNDWIALPN; from the coding sequence ATGAAAACCCGCCAACTTACTGTCTATAGGGGTCCTTGCGCCATCCTCTCTGACCTCAATTTGGATATTCCGCAGAATAAATGGACTAGCGTTATTGGACCCAACGGCGTAGGCAAATCCTCTCTACTCCAAGCAATGGCTGGCTTACTAAAGTGGAGTGGATCCATTACAGTTGATGAAATCAATCTCAACTCATTTGCCCGTAAAGATCTGGCAAAGAAAATTGCTTGGCTTGATCAAACTTCAAGCTCACCCGATGAACTGAACGACTCTCTCAGCGTTTATGACGCCGTTATGTTGGGGCGACTACCCCATCAAGGATGGCTACACCTACCCTCTAAAACCGATCACATCTTGGTTGAGCAAGCTTTGCAACAAACGGATGCTTGGAATTTACGCCATCGCCCACTGCAGCAACTATCCGGAGGCGAGCGTCAGAGGGTCCTATTAGCTCGTCTTCTCGCAGTAGATTCAGATATCCTTCTCCTGGATGAGCCCTTAGCTAATCTAGACCCCCCTCATCAAGCCGATTTTTTGAAGTGGCAAGGTAATTTACTAACTCAGGGAAAAACCCTGGTGACGGTTTTGCATGAAATTCATTTTGCACTGCGAGCAGACTTTGTAGTGATGCTTAAGGATGGAAAACTGCATTTCCAAGGTCCCAGTCAAGATCCCAGAACTCATCAAGCTCTGATAGCGCTTTTTGATGGCCGTGTTCGCCTAGAGAAGCTGGGCAATGATTGGATAGCTTTACCCAATTGA
- a CDS encoding iron ABC transporter permease, whose product MRTREDVIISVMQKNYFLGKLSGLLILSAVLVLLGTLLGSIGASWNMAGSDQTVLFDIRLPRSLGAYLAGALLGLAGGIAQSLFRNPLADPYLLGSASGALLGVGSILCFAYLGNSWLDIIGLNGGAFFGALIGVLASLLLAGGYKSSLRLLLSGVVISVILGAANSLFTFIRPDLFQSIQSFMLGNTTLLSWSGVAIMAIALVICLLITLIISPVLDALSLGENTARTLGLPLDQLRLVLIGILALATGCAVAQTGLVAFVGLAAPHLVRKLSSGRQRVQILFSCLGGGILLLSSDLIARTLFAPIEIPVGVVTAVLGGLYLLTLLRRTSFGAHS is encoded by the coding sequence ATGCGTACAAGAGAAGATGTCATCATCTCGGTAATGCAAAAAAACTATTTTCTAGGCAAGTTATCCGGACTACTCATTCTGAGTGCGGTTCTGGTATTGCTTGGAACCTTACTTGGAAGTATCGGTGCCAGTTGGAACATGGCAGGATCAGATCAAACGGTGTTATTTGATATTCGACTTCCCCGCTCATTGGGCGCCTATCTTGCGGGAGCTTTATTAGGTCTTGCCGGCGGTATCGCCCAAAGCCTATTTCGCAATCCTTTGGCCGACCCCTACCTTCTAGGAAGCGCATCCGGTGCACTCCTTGGTGTTGGCAGCATCCTTTGCTTTGCCTATCTTGGTAACTCTTGGCTAGACATCATTGGTCTGAATGGCGGTGCTTTTTTTGGGGCTCTGATTGGTGTACTGGCCTCCCTACTCTTGGCAGGCGGCTATAAAAGTTCCTTACGACTCTTATTATCCGGAGTGGTCATCAGCGTCATCTTAGGAGCAGCAAACTCTTTATTCACATTTATTCGCCCTGATCTGTTTCAAAGCATTCAATCCTTTATGTTGGGTAACACCACACTCCTGAGTTGGTCTGGTGTTGCGATCATGGCCATCGCTTTAGTGATTTGCCTGCTCATTACCCTCATCATTAGCCCCGTCCTGGATGCTTTATCACTTGGAGAAAATACGGCCCGCACTTTAGGTTTGCCACTAGATCAACTTCGCTTGGTATTGATTGGCATTCTTGCACTTGCGACAGGGTGCGCAGTGGCCCAAACTGGTTTAGTGGCTTTTGTTGGACTAGCAGCTCCGCATTTAGTAAGAAAGCTTTCCAGTGGACGACAACGAGTGCAGATTTTATTTTCCTGTTTAGGCGGTGGAATCTTATTGCTCAGCTCGGATCTGATTGCGCGAACCCTCTTTGCACCAATTGAAATTCCTGTTGGTGTCGTGACAGCAGTTTTAGGCGGCCTTTATCTACTAACCCTACTGAGGCGAACCTCTTTTGGGGCGCACTCATGA
- a CDS encoding ABC transporter substrate-binding protein, translating to MDKLIWPSTRARYLTIGVALFLLFFSLAILADTPISVTDDRGVSVAFDKPPQRIVSLLPSLTESVCALGKCSALVGVDRFSNWPQSIQGLPKLGGMGDINIERIVQLKPDVVLLEKASPVVARLNGLGIKTFSLDVKSIADEERALQKLDLILGTSESTRVWNQIQKEIMRAGKQLSSGNRNIRVYFEVNPAPFAAGGTSFIGEILTQLNLVNIIPKSLGPFPKINPEFVVQAKPDVILLTESTVAYIQKRPGWNSIPAVSKNQICVFNGDQNDVLVRPGPRMGEAALIISQCVQEKMSSSR from the coding sequence ATGGATAAGCTTATATGGCCCTCAACGCGCGCTCGCTATCTGACAATCGGCGTTGCTTTATTTTTACTTTTTTTCTCTTTAGCCATTCTTGCAGACACCCCGATTTCTGTAACAGATGACAGAGGGGTTTCGGTGGCTTTTGATAAGCCACCGCAGCGCATTGTGAGTCTTCTGCCATCACTCACTGAGTCTGTTTGCGCTTTGGGCAAATGCAGCGCTTTGGTGGGTGTTGATCGATTTTCTAATTGGCCTCAATCAATCCAGGGTTTGCCTAAGCTTGGCGGAATGGGTGATATCAATATCGAGCGGATCGTGCAACTCAAGCCAGATGTCGTACTGCTTGAAAAAGCCTCTCCAGTGGTCGCACGACTAAATGGGTTAGGCATTAAGACTTTTTCATTGGATGTGAAATCTATAGCTGACGAGGAACGCGCCCTTCAGAAACTAGATCTCATACTGGGCACATCTGAGAGCACTCGTGTGTGGAATCAAATTCAAAAAGAAATCATGCGTGCTGGTAAACAGCTATCCTCGGGCAATAGAAATATTCGCGTGTACTTTGAAGTCAATCCCGCGCCCTTTGCCGCTGGAGGCACTTCTTTTATTGGTGAAATTCTGACTCAGTTGAATTTAGTAAATATCATTCCAAAATCACTTGGGCCTTTTCCAAAAATCAATCCTGAGTTTGTGGTGCAAGCAAAGCCTGATGTCATCCTCCTGACCGAATCAACTGTTGCTTACATTCAGAAACGTCCGGGCTGGAATTCCATTCCAGCAGTTTCTAAAAATCAGATTTGTGTATTTAATGGCGATCAAAATGATGTCCTGGTGCGCCCTGGCCCACGCATGGGAGAAGCAGCACTCATTATTTCTCAATGCGTACAAGAGAAGATGTCATCATCTCGGTAA
- a CDS encoding TonB-dependent receptor: MKQQFSSKSLVAFLCGAAITLNSAAQGSQSTVIVSGSRFEENLNEVPANVQVITREEIAESTSTNIPDILSQIGGLNIRSTAGGQLNLGATVDMGGYGPTAKDTTLILVDGQRINPIDSSGISWESIPLDSINRIEILRGGASVQYGNGALGGVINIITNGGSKTLNQASTSYGSFNTLVNNAIFRNTIDQTTVQLSANTSNTNGWRQNSAANAYSFDGKVTQSLGGRDNVYADLFYSYSNQQMPGGTLGQVGQGNPQLAKFNNIGSGTAVDNSGIRMGLAKALSDTFNLEVDSFYSAKTTFFTQPYYSTTASGVGAFPTISPSFTKYEGWQANFSPRIKGDFGKFGTSIVGYEFNKANQSSAASYSSIMNQSAQAQGAVINPIASSANASLYNQSVYLIQRNPLTRVIDFAGGYRYQTQSASANGVSIWNGSANPNPNQTYSANAGDIAFNFKYLEGQRIYIKWNQSYRFPNVDEFWTWSSAGGSPSFGGILKPQTAQTYELGGNWQLLKTNLTAAVFSSVSQNEILYNPATYNNSNSPYNINRTGANLNFLSAVTSQLSIGGGGTVQNAFYANGPYQNQAIAQVPNLLLNARAIYALNNNWSLGGVVNYVSNQRYDAAPSYYSSLNVMPSYAVGDIYANYRTGNWDTRLTVKNVGNAQYSTYGGYGYVQFPSNSSGNSYYYYANDPRSIFLSAKYNF; this comes from the coding sequence ATGAAACAGCAGTTCAGCAGTAAATCATTAGTCGCGTTTCTTTGCGGTGCAGCCATCACACTTAACTCAGCAGCTCAAGGCTCGCAATCAACGGTCATTGTTTCAGGCTCACGCTTTGAGGAGAACCTCAACGAAGTTCCTGCGAATGTTCAAGTGATTACCCGCGAAGAAATTGCGGAATCTACGTCCACTAATATTCCAGACATTTTGTCGCAGATTGGCGGCTTGAATATAAGAAGTACTGCAGGCGGGCAACTAAACCTTGGCGCAACCGTGGACATGGGTGGGTATGGTCCCACAGCTAAAGATACAACTCTTATTCTAGTTGATGGGCAACGCATCAATCCCATTGATTCATCGGGGATATCTTGGGAATCAATTCCACTCGACTCAATTAACCGTATTGAAATATTGCGGGGTGGAGCCAGCGTTCAATATGGTAATGGTGCCTTAGGGGGTGTCATTAACATCATCACAAATGGTGGAAGTAAAACTCTTAATCAAGCATCAACTAGCTATGGTAGCTTCAACACCCTAGTAAATAATGCCATCTTTAGAAATACCATAGATCAAACAACTGTCCAATTAAGTGCCAATACCTCCAATACGAATGGCTGGCGTCAAAACTCGGCTGCTAATGCTTATTCATTTGATGGCAAAGTAACGCAGTCATTAGGGGGGAGGGATAATGTTTATGCCGATCTGTTTTATAGCTACTCTAATCAGCAAATGCCAGGAGGTACGCTTGGACAAGTAGGGCAAGGTAATCCACAACTTGCAAAATTTAATAACATTGGATCGGGCACTGCTGTCGACAATTCTGGAATCAGAATGGGTCTGGCTAAAGCATTAAGCGATACTTTTAATTTAGAAGTTGATAGTTTCTACAGCGCCAAAACTACCTTCTTTACTCAGCCTTATTACTCCACTACCGCTTCGGGTGTTGGAGCCTTTCCAACTATAAGCCCATCCTTTACAAAATATGAGGGATGGCAAGCCAACTTCAGCCCTCGAATAAAAGGTGACTTTGGTAAATTTGGAACGAGCATTGTTGGCTACGAGTTCAATAAAGCAAATCAATCATCTGCTGCTAGCTATAGCAGCATCATGAATCAATCCGCCCAAGCACAAGGCGCAGTAATCAACCCTATAGCCAGCTCCGCCAATGCAAGCCTTTACAACCAATCCGTGTATTTAATTCAAAGAAATCCGCTAACTAGAGTCATAGATTTTGCTGGAGGCTATAGATATCAAACACAGAGCGCCAGTGCCAATGGCGTAAGTATCTGGAATGGTTCAGCCAATCCCAACCCAAATCAAACATACTCAGCAAATGCTGGAGATATCGCATTTAATTTCAAATATCTTGAAGGACAGCGGATTTACATCAAATGGAATCAATCCTATCGCTTTCCCAATGTAGATGAATTTTGGACTTGGTCTAGCGCTGGAGGAAGTCCATCATTTGGCGGCATTCTAAAACCGCAAACTGCTCAAACCTATGAACTTGGTGGCAATTGGCAGCTACTCAAAACAAATTTGACTGCAGCAGTTTTTAGCTCAGTCTCCCAAAATGAAATTTTGTACAACCCTGCAACTTATAACAATTCTAATTCGCCTTACAACATCAATAGAACTGGTGCAAATCTAAATTTCCTCTCTGCCGTGACTTCTCAACTTTCTATCGGTGGCGGCGGTACAGTGCAGAATGCTTTTTATGCGAACGGACCATATCAAAATCAGGCTATTGCACAGGTACCAAACCTATTACTAAATGCTAGAGCTATTTACGCACTGAACAATAATTGGTCTCTTGGTGGTGTAGTGAATTACGTTAGTAATCAGCGCTATGATGCCGCCCCCTCCTACTACAGCAGTCTTAACGTCATGCCGTCATATGCAGTAGGTGACATTTATGCGAACTATAGAACGGGAAATTGGGATACTCGTTTAACCGTGAAAAATGTTGGTAATGCACAGTACTCAACTTATGGGGGTTACGGTTACGTTCAGTTCCCAAGCAATAGTAGCGGAAATAGTTACTACTATTACGCAAATGACCCTAGGTCAATTTTTCTTAGCGCTAAATACAACTTCTAA
- a CDS encoding Crp/Fnr family transcriptional regulator gives MTALDKHPEKNLIRLQLSQNSVLKSLDPEAMADLERHLVISDLKKSEILLHQGDHQMEQYFVLDGILKRIVSSADAKEMILRFAIEKDIETSYAAWRLKTAAPYSIASVTKARVARMPLKKWAEFLNVHKPLKESFEFEVMRLMSEIMAHTITLHMLDAPGRVERFLRKYEDLFELLPKKELAAYLNLSPETLSRLKTKHKELFV, from the coding sequence ATGACAGCATTAGACAAGCACCCCGAAAAAAATCTGATTCGTTTGCAGCTGAGCCAAAACTCGGTGTTAAAAAGCTTGGATCCTGAAGCAATGGCTGATTTAGAGCGCCACCTAGTCATCTCAGACCTCAAAAAATCAGAAATCCTGCTGCATCAAGGTGATCACCAGATGGAGCAGTACTTTGTGCTGGATGGAATCCTGAAGCGTATTGTTTCTAGTGCAGATGCAAAAGAGATGATTTTGCGTTTTGCCATCGAAAAAGATATTGAAACAAGCTATGCAGCTTGGCGTCTCAAAACAGCAGCCCCATATAGCATTGCCTCCGTAACCAAGGCTCGTGTTGCCCGCATGCCCCTCAAGAAGTGGGCTGAGTTTTTGAATGTCCACAAGCCTCTCAAGGAAAGCTTTGAGTTTGAAGTCATGCGCCTCATGAGTGAGATCATGGCCCATACGATTACTTTACATATGCTCGATGCGCCAGGCCGGGTAGAGCGGTTTCTACGTAAATACGAAGACTTATTTGAGTTGCTCCCTAAAAAAGAGCTGGCTGCCTATCTCAACCTCTCTCCAGAGACTTTAAGTCGCCTCAAAACCAAGCACAAAGAGCTTTTTGTCTAG
- the oxc gene encoding oxalyl-CoA decarboxylase encodes MTTDNQNTQVTDGFHLVIDALKANDLDTIFGLVGIPITDLCRLAQAEGLRFIGFRHEQHAGNAAAIAGYMTQKPGICMTVSAPGFLNGLTALANATVNCFPMILISGSSEREIVDLQQGDYEEMDQLNAAKPYCKAAYRINHIEDIGIGFARAIRAAVSGRPGGVYLDLPAQLLAQTMPVEEAKKSIFKVIDPIPRQIPAADAVERALNVLKGAKRPLILLGKGAAYAQADKEIRDLIEKSGIPYLPMSMAKGLLPDNHPQSASAARSFVLAEADAVMLVGARLNWLLAHGKGKTWGKDPKKFIQIDIQANEVDSNVQIDAPLIGDIGSVVGELLKGIAAVPKPSAEWIGAINEKKDKNLAKMAETLAKEASPMNFHGALRAIRDVIKKNPDVNLVNEGANTLDYCRAIVDMYKPRKRFDSGTWGIMGIGMGYAIGAAVTSGLPTVAVEGDSAFGFSGMELETICRYNLPITTVVFNNNGVYRGTDVNPTGGADVAPTVFVKNARYDKMIEAFGGVGYYVTTPAELEAALTKAIAEGKPALINAVIDETAGTESGRLTNLNPSTAAGKK; translated from the coding sequence ATGACAACAGACAATCAAAATACACAAGTTACCGATGGTTTCCATCTCGTCATTGATGCCTTAAAAGCAAATGACCTAGATACTATTTTTGGTCTCGTTGGTATTCCAATTACCGACTTGTGCCGTTTGGCTCAAGCTGAAGGATTGCGCTTCATTGGTTTCCGACATGAGCAGCATGCAGGTAATGCTGCAGCGATTGCAGGTTACATGACTCAAAAGCCTGGTATTTGCATGACTGTGTCAGCGCCTGGTTTCTTGAACGGCTTAACGGCTTTGGCAAATGCCACCGTGAACTGTTTCCCTATGATTTTGATTTCCGGTTCAAGCGAACGTGAAATCGTTGACTTGCAGCAGGGTGATTACGAAGAGATGGATCAGCTTAATGCTGCTAAGCCTTATTGCAAGGCTGCATACCGTATTAATCACATTGAAGACATCGGCATTGGTTTTGCTCGTGCAATTCGTGCAGCTGTTTCTGGTCGCCCAGGTGGTGTGTACTTGGACTTGCCTGCACAACTATTGGCTCAAACAATGCCAGTAGAAGAAGCGAAGAAGTCTATCTTCAAAGTAATCGATCCAATTCCACGTCAAATCCCTGCGGCTGATGCAGTCGAGCGTGCATTGAATGTATTGAAGGGTGCTAAGCGTCCTTTGATTCTCTTGGGCAAAGGTGCTGCTTATGCTCAAGCCGATAAAGAAATTCGTGACTTGATCGAAAAATCTGGCATCCCTTATTTGCCAATGTCGATGGCCAAAGGTTTGCTGCCAGATAACCATCCACAATCTGCTTCTGCAGCACGTTCATTTGTATTGGCCGAGGCTGATGCGGTGATGTTGGTTGGTGCGCGTTTGAATTGGTTGCTTGCGCACGGCAAGGGTAAGACATGGGGCAAAGATCCTAAGAAATTTATCCAAATTGACATTCAGGCAAATGAAGTTGATAGCAACGTGCAAATTGACGCACCATTGATCGGTGATATTGGCTCTGTTGTTGGCGAGCTCCTCAAAGGTATTGCTGCCGTTCCTAAGCCAAGCGCTGAATGGATTGGCGCAATTAATGAGAAGAAAGATAAGAACTTGGCTAAGATGGCCGAGACTCTTGCTAAGGAAGCTTCACCAATGAACTTCCATGGTGCATTGCGCGCTATTCGTGATGTGATCAAGAAGAACCCAGACGTGAACTTGGTTAACGAGGGTGCAAACACACTCGACTACTGCCGCGCAATTGTGGATATGTACAAGCCGCGCAAACGTTTTGACTCCGGTACTTGGGGAATTATGGGTATTGGTATGGGCTACGCTATTGGCGCTGCGGTAACAAGTGGTTTGCCTACAGTTGCAGTTGAGGGTGATAGTGCTTTTGGTTTCAGCGGCATGGAATTAGAAACTATTTGCCGTTACAACTTACCAATCACTACAGTTGTATTTAATAACAACGGTGTCTACCGTGGTACTGACGTTAACCCAACTGGTGGCGCCGACGTTGCTCCAACAGTATTTGTTAAGAATGCACGTTACGACAAGATGATTGAGGCCTTTGGTGGTGTTGGTTATTACGTAACTACTCCTGCTGAATTGGAAGCGGCATTGACTAAGGCAATCGCCGAGGGCAAGCCAGCCTTAATTAATGCGGTAATTGATGAAACAGCTGGTACAGAGAGTGGTCGTTTAACTAACTTAAACCCATCCACTGCTGCCGGTAAGAAGTAA
- the frc gene encoding formyl-CoA transferase, translating to MTKPLDGIRIIDFTHVQAGPACTQLLAWYGADVIKVERPGSGDVTRSQLRDIPGADALYFTMLNGNKRSLTLDTKTQEGKEVLEKMIKTSDVMVENFGPGALDRMGFSWARIQELNPKMIMASVKGFSDGHSYEDLKVYENVAQCAGGAASTTGFWDGPPTVSAAALGDSNTGMHLAIGILTALMQRQKTGKGQKVSCSMQDAVLNLCRVKLRDQQRLDKVGYLEEYPQYPHGTFSDVVPRGGNAGGGGQPGWVLKCKGWETDPNAYIYFTIQGHAWEPITKALGRPEWATDPAYMTAEARQDKIFDIFATIEEWLKDKTKYEAVDILRKFDIPCAPVLSMKELAASPDLRKSGSIVEVDHKVRGKYLTIGSPIKFSDLKIDVGPSPVLGEHTDEVLKDLGYNADDIAKLHAAKAV from the coding sequence ATGACTAAACCATTAGACGGCATTCGTATCATTGACTTTACACACGTACAGGCAGGCCCTGCATGTACTCAGCTATTGGCTTGGTACGGCGCTGACGTAATTAAAGTGGAGCGCCCAGGTTCTGGTGACGTAACACGTAGCCAGTTGCGCGATATCCCAGGTGCAGATGCTTTGTATTTCACGATGTTGAACGGTAATAAGCGTTCTTTGACTCTGGATACCAAGACTCAAGAAGGTAAAGAAGTTTTAGAAAAGATGATCAAGACATCTGACGTGATGGTTGAGAACTTCGGTCCAGGCGCTTTGGATCGTATGGGCTTTAGCTGGGCGCGCATTCAGGAATTAAATCCAAAGATGATCATGGCATCTGTAAAAGGCTTTAGCGATGGCCACTCATATGAAGACTTAAAAGTGTATGAGAACGTTGCTCAGTGCGCCGGTGGTGCAGCTTCTACAACTGGTTTCTGGGATGGTCCTCCAACAGTTTCTGCTGCCGCTTTGGGCGATAGCAACACTGGTATGCATTTGGCAATTGGTATCTTGACCGCATTGATGCAGCGTCAAAAAACTGGCAAAGGTCAAAAGGTATCTTGCTCAATGCAAGACGCTGTATTGAACTTGTGCCGCGTGAAGTTGCGCGACCAACAACGTTTGGACAAAGTTGGCTACCTCGAAGAATACCCACAGTACCCACACGGAACATTCTCTGATGTTGTTCCACGTGGTGGTAACGCTGGTGGTGGCGGTCAGCCAGGTTGGGTGTTGAAGTGTAAGGGTTGGGAAACAGATCCAAACGCTTACATCTACTTCACTATTCAAGGTCACGCTTGGGAGCCAATTACCAAGGCTTTGGGCAGACCAGAGTGGGCAACTGATCCAGCGTACATGACTGCAGAAGCGCGTCAAGATAAGATTTTTGATATCTTTGCAACGATTGAAGAGTGGCTCAAGGACAAGACCAAGTACGAAGCTGTGGACATTCTCCGCAAGTTCGATATTCCTTGCGCACCAGTGCTCTCAATGAAGGAATTGGCTGCATCACCTGACTTGCGTAAGAGCGGTTCTATCGTTGAAGTGGATCACAAGGTTCGCGGTAAGTACTTAACAATCGGTAGCCCAATCAAGTTTTCTGATTTGAAGATCGATGTTGGTCCATCACCAGTATTGGGTGAGCACACCGATGAAGTATTGAAAGATCTTGGCTATAACGCTGACGACATTGCTAAGTTACATGCAGCAAAAGCGGTTTAA
- a CDS encoding PAS domain S-box protein, protein MKTNIDLNQLLDCVGDAVIVADAYEKIVLWNAAATRIFGYSEEEALGKTLDLIVPERQRQKHNEGYSKSMETGTTRYGTSLLKVPAKHKDGSTLSIAFTVGMLFDEKHQANGVAAVIRDETARFAEERALQKRLSDLENQ, encoded by the coding sequence ATGAAAACAAATATAGATTTAAACCAATTACTTGATTGTGTTGGTGATGCGGTGATTGTTGCTGATGCGTATGAAAAGATCGTGTTATGGAATGCGGCTGCTACCAGAATTTTTGGCTATTCCGAAGAAGAGGCGCTTGGAAAGACTTTGGATTTAATAGTTCCTGAGCGTCAGCGCCAAAAACATAATGAGGGCTATAGCAAGTCTATGGAGACCGGCACTACCCGTTATGGCACTTCATTATTGAAAGTCCCAGCTAAGCACAAAGATGGAAGTACTTTATCGATTGCCTTTACTGTGGGAATGTTATTTGATGAGAAACATCAGGCCAATGGTGTGGCAGCGGTAATTCGGGACGAGACCGCACGTTTTGCTGAAGAACGAGCACTTCAAAAGCGACTTTCAGATCTTGAAAATCAATAA